Proteins encoded within one genomic window of Cydia pomonella isolate Wapato2018A chromosome 12, ilCydPomo1, whole genome shotgun sequence:
- the LOC133523622 gene encoding large ribosomal subunit protein eL14, with amino-acid sequence MPFARYVEPGRVALVADGPLKGKLVSVVDVIDQTRALVDGPGSGVPRQQIRLNQLHLTKFRLSFPFTAPTRVVRKAWTDAKLNEKWAESQWAQKLANKEKRAAMTDYDRFKLTSARVKRNRARTAVFKSLKVKAARSGVFGKKAVPKTKVPKPRTKKPAAKKPAKK; translated from the coding sequence ATGCCATTCGCGAGGTACGTTGAACCAGGGCGAGTCGCCCTGGTAGCCGATGGCCCCTTGAAGGGAAAGCTTGTGAGCGTAGTCGACGTCATTGATCAGACACGCGCCCTCGTCGACGGACCCGGCAGCGGTGTCCCCCGCCAACAGATCCGCCTTAACCAGCTGCATTTGACAAAGTTCCGTCTGAGCTTCCCCTTCACAGCGCCCACCCGCGTCGTGAGGAAAGCGTGGACAGATGCTAAGCTGAATGAGAAGTGGGCCGAGAGCCAATGGGCACAGAAGCTCGCTAACAAAGAGAAACGCGCCGCTATGACGGACTACGACCGTTTCAAGCTGACGTCAGCACGTGTGAAGAGGAACCGCGCGAGAACAGCGGTGTTCAAGAGCCTGAAAGTCAAGGCGGCTCGCTCCGGCGTCTTCGGCAAAAAGGCCGTCCCCAAAACGAAAGTCCCGAAGCCACGTACCAAGAAGCCCGCCGCCAAAAAACCCGCGAAGAAGTAA